In a single window of the Helicobacter felis ATCC 49179 genome:
- a CDS encoding outer membrane protein — protein MLVHKFIRRKFFTMGAWMCCALAPLSAGNNGGYFSIGFQYSNMGAGGSANSVFSSKGLDSATTDATSGNLFGGDVQLGYKQFFGKKKRFGMRYYAMFSAQGGAYSYPQDYNVTLNSDGSVNTISYTLTNGALTNLFYGAGWDVLIDFFQSDTRSFGIFGGIMLGGTSWFLGEGNNSCATVNYNVSADKNGVACTSTKTSYEQRAKKLGKQASYSPNYVQFAFNFGVRGNISKHNGFEIGVRAPVITTPYFVDKSQSIGSLEFRRLIVFFANYVVNF, from the coding sequence ATGTTAGTTCATAAATTCATACGCAGGAAATTTTTTACAATGGGCGCGTGGATGTGTTGCGCTTTAGCACCTTTGAGTGCTGGGAATAATGGCGGGTATTTTTCTATTGGATTCCAGTATTCCAATATGGGCGCTGGGGGGAGTGCTAATAGTGTTTTTTCTAGTAAAGGATTGGATAGTGCGACTACCGATGCCACTTCAGGAAATCTCTTTGGGGGCGATGTGCAGTTAGGTTATAAACAATTCTTTGGCAAGAAAAAACGCTTTGGGATGCGCTATTACGCCATGTTTAGCGCGCAGGGGGGGGCTTACAGCTACCCGCAAGACTATAATGTTACGCTTAATAGCGATGGCAGTGTTAATACTATTTCTTACACTCTAACAAATGGCGCGCTCACCAATCTTTTTTATGGCGCGGGGTGGGATGTGCTCATTGATTTCTTTCAAAGCGACACGCGCTCTTTTGGGATTTTTGGAGGTATCATGCTAGGGGGCACTTCTTGGTTCTTGGGCGAGGGCAACAACTCATGCGCTACTGTCAACTACAATGTAAGTGCAGACAAAAATGGGGTGGCCTGCACTTCTACAAAAACTTCTTATGAACAAAGAGCTAAAAAACTGGGCAAACAAGCCAGTTATTCCCCTAATTATGTGCAATTTGCCTTTAACTTTGGAGTGCGTGGCAATATAAGCAAACACAATGGGTTTGAGATAGGGGTGCGCGCGCCTGTGATCACCACACCTTATTTCGTTGATAAAAGTCAATCCATTGGTAGTTTGGAGTTTAGACGCTTGATCGTGTTCTTTGCTAATTATGTGGTGAATTTTTAA
- the flgG gene encoding flagellar basal-body rod protein FlgG: MLRSLYSATTGMLGQQTHIDTTSNNIANVNTVGFKKQRADFNDLFYQALQYAGTSTSDTTKSPNGIEVGLGVRTSSVTKMFSQGSPKETENNLDIAITGKGFFQIQMPDGSTAYTRAGNFKIDDQGNMVTTEGYLLIPQITFPQDTTQISIGVDGTVSVTQGNASTSNVIGQITLANFINPAGLHALGDNLLAVTSASGPAIVGNPNGDGYGQLRQGFLELSNVRLVEEMTDLITAQRAYEANSKTIQTADNMLQTVNSLKR, from the coding sequence ATGCTACGATCTCTTTATAGCGCGACCACCGGGATGTTAGGCCAACAAACCCATATCGACACCACCTCTAACAACATCGCCAATGTCAACACTGTGGGCTTTAAAAAACAGCGCGCTGATTTTAATGACCTCTTTTACCAAGCTTTGCAATACGCGGGCACTTCTACCTCTGATACCACCAAGTCCCCCAATGGAATTGAGGTGGGCTTGGGCGTGCGCACTTCCAGTGTTACCAAAATGTTTTCACAAGGCAGTCCCAAAGAAACTGAAAATAACCTAGACATTGCTATCACGGGTAAGGGTTTTTTCCAGATCCAAATGCCCGATGGCTCGACTGCTTACACGCGCGCGGGCAATTTTAAAATTGACGATCAGGGCAATATGGTTACCACTGAGGGGTATTTGCTCATCCCTCAAATCACTTTTCCCCAAGACACCACCCAAATTAGTATCGGGGTCGATGGCACGGTGAGCGTAACACAAGGCAATGCGAGCACTTCCAATGTGATTGGACAGATCACTTTGGCCAATTTTATCAATCCGGCCGGCTTGCATGCTTTGGGAGATAATCTTTTGGCTGTAACTTCGGCAAGTGGTCCAGCTATCGTGGGGAATCCTAATGGAGATGGCTATGGACAATTGCGCCAAGGCTTCTTAGAACTTAGCAATGTGCGTCTTGTTGAGGAGATGACTGACTTAATCACCGCCCAGCGCGCCTATGAAGCTAATTCTAAGACTATCCAAACAGCAGATAACATGCTCCAAACAGTCAATAGCCTGAAACGCTAG